In Isosphaera pallida ATCC 43644, the sequence GTCCCCCGCGGCGATGTGGGGAAATGGAGGCCGCGTCGGCGGTTGCGTCCGCCACGGCGCGTGTTCGGGTCAATCGGGTGGATTTTCCCTGACCCTCCTCCAACGGGCCGAACCGGGTCACCATGTAGGTGCCGCTGCGGGGGTTACGCTCGATGTCCACCACCGAATTGTCGTCGGCGTCCTCCAGCAAGTGGGTGAAGCTCCGATAACCGTAATACGATTCGTCGAACGACGGCTTCTTGCGTTTCATGGTGTCCTTGATCATCGAGGCGTACAGCACTTCGTGATTTTCGCGCCGCAGCGCCGCACAAGCCTCGATAAGGAGAATGAACGCCTCGCGTTTGCGTTCGGGCAAATCGGCGAACAGTTCGGTGACGAGTTGTTCATCCTGTTCTTGACGTTCGAGGTCTTCGTAATAGATAAATTCGTCGCAATTGTCGCGGAGCAGTTCGGAGGTGGAGCCTTTCATGCCCAGGCCAATGACGTGCTTGCCGTTTTCTTTGAGTTTGGAAACCAGGGGGGAGAAGTCGGAGTCTCCCGAGACAATAACGAAGGTGTCGACATGGGGCTTGGACCAGGCGAGGTCCATCGCGTCGACGACCAGGCGGATGTCGGCGGAGTTCTTGCCGGTCTGGCTGCGTCGGGGGATTTCGATGAGTTCGATGGCCGCCTCGTGAAATGGGGCGGTGTAGGCTTGGTAGCGGTTCCAGTCGGCGTAGGCTTTCTTGACGATCAGCTTGCCCTTCTCGACCAGACGTTCCAACACCTTGTGGATTTCGAAGCGGGCCTTCTTCTGGTTTTGGAACCCCATAGCGAGGTTTTCCAGATCGACGAAGACAGCGAGGTTGCGGTCGTGTTCGGGCTTGGTCATCGGGGGCGTTCCATCGCTTCGATGTGTTGCGGGATGAAGGTCCGCAGTCATAACATGAAGCGGTTGGATAGGTTGGGGCGCGGCGAGCCGTGTTCATTGGCGGCTCGGAGCGAGCGCGCGCTCACACCGGGGACTCTACCAGCCCCGCAATGTTCCGGCAATGTTCCAGGCCGTCAACCCCGGTCATGGAGCACACGCCGGAACCCCTGCCATCCTGATGCCGAAACGCAGTGGTTGGGTTAAAATCTCCCGCTGGAGTCGATCCCTTCTCTTGATCTCGAATCGCGGACCCAGCGGCCTCCCTAACGCGGTTCCATCCATCCCAAAGCGTGAGACCCCCGCCGTTGCCCAACGAGACCCGCATCGTCTGGACCACCGACATCCACTTGAACTTCGTGGACGCCGAGACCCTGTTGGGGTTCTGTCAGTCGCTGCGCGACGCCCAGGCCGCCGCGGTGGTGATCTCGGGCGATATCTCCGAAGGCAACCGCGTCACCCGCGACCTCGCCGAATTGTCCCGGCTGATCGAGCGCCCCATCCTGTTCGTGCTGGGTAACCACGACTTCTATCGCGCCGGTCTGGACCAGGTCCGCCGCGAAGTAGGATACTTCACCCGCGACCATCGTGGGCTGCGCTGGTTGACCGACTTCGGCCCGGTCGGCCTGGGACCTGACGTGGCGGTCATTGGCCACGACGGTTGGGCCGACGGCCGATTGGGCGATTACAACCGATCCAAGTTGATGCTTAATGATTATCTTCTGATACAAGAGTTCTCCGACTTGTACATCAACCGTGGCATCGACGCTGAGGATCAGGTCAAGCGGGATCGTTTGGAGTTGCTGCATCGTCTGGGCGATCAGGCGGCCGCGGCGTTGGAGACCAAGCTGCACGACGCTTTGGATCATTTCCGTCGGATCGTGCTGGTCACCCATGTTCCTCCCTACCGTCAAGCGTGTTGGCATCGGGGCCGGATCGCCGAGGAGGAATGGCTGCCCCATTTCGGTTGCCGCGCCGTGGGCGACATGATCGACCGGGTCATGGCCGATCATCCTGACCATCGTTTGACCGTGTTGTGCGGTCATGTGCATTCGGAAGGGGAATACCGTCCTCGGCCTAACGTCCGTGTTCTCACCGGCGGGGCGACCTATGGAGCGCCTCGGATCAACGGCCTCTTCGACCTCAGCGGATTCTAATCGCGTGACCCTCTCACCCCTCCCTCCCTCGCCCGCCTCTGGCTTGCCCGCCGCGGCCTCCACTTGTTCCTCGTCGTCCGGCGATCCCGCCCGGTTTGCTGCGCGTCGTCAGCGTGCCTGGCGATCGTTACGCACGCTGCTCGACGAGCGGGGCGGCGCGGCTTGGGGCGCGATCGACGCGCTGGTGATCAGCGATCCGGTTCATGTATCCTACCTCACCGGCTTTAGCGGCGACTCGTCATATTTAGTTCTCACCGCCGAGCGCAGCCTAATGGTCAGCGACGGCCGCTACGTCGAGCAGATCGCGCGGGAATGTCCCGATCTCGAGGCGGTGATTCGTCCCCAAGGGGCGACCACGATCGGCACCCTGGCCAGTGTTCTGGAAATGTTGGGAGTGAAGTCGGTCGGGGTCGAGGGTCGTCTGACTCTGGAGAACCATCATGCGTTGATGGAGGCGGCTC encodes:
- a CDS encoding metallophosphoesterase family protein, which translates into the protein MPNETRIVWTTDIHLNFVDAETLLGFCQSLRDAQAAAVVISGDISEGNRVTRDLAELSRLIERPILFVLGNHDFYRAGLDQVRREVGYFTRDHRGLRWLTDFGPVGLGPDVAVIGHDGWADGRLGDYNRSKLMLNDYLLIQEFSDLYINRGIDAEDQVKRDRLELLHRLGDQAAAALETKLHDALDHFRRIVLVTHVPPYRQACWHRGRIAEEEWLPHFGCRAVGDMIDRVMADHPDHRLTVLCGHVHSEGEYRPRPNVRVLTGGATYGAPRINGLFDLSGF
- a CDS encoding NYN domain-containing protein — encoded protein: MTKPEHDRNLAVFVDLENLAMGFQNQKKARFEIHKVLERLVEKGKLIVKKAYADWNRYQAYTAPFHEAAIELIEIPRRSQTGKNSADIRLVVDAMDLAWSKPHVDTFVIVSGDSDFSPLVSKLKENGKHVIGLGMKGSTSELLRDNCDEFIYYEDLERQEQDEQLVTELFADLPERKREAFILLIEACAALRRENHEVLYASMIKDTMKRKKPSFDESYYGYRSFTHLLEDADDNSVVDIERNPRSGTYMVTRFGPLEEGQGKSTRLTRTRAVADATADAASISPHRRGGRSPR